GCCTAGCCCTGTACCTTGCCCCCTCCCATACTTCTGCTCACGATCCTGGGCACACTCACCCTCACGCCTCCCATAATCCCCACCCATCTCTGCCCACACACTGCTCTGGGCTGCAGGGGTGCCTGGGGTCTGTTTGGCTTAGCCACATAGAGCTGTGAGAACGGTTGTGGGCAGTGTTTCTGGGCAGTTCAGTGGAAAGGTCTTGGACACATGGGAGGAGGGGGTGTCACAGTACATGCATCTTAACACACATGGAGATGAGGGGGCCTTTGAGGCAAAAGGTTTTTCTGGGGTCTTTATGACTCCCTGTCCCAGATGCCCTGAGAACCGGGTCATCTCCAGGGCTGCATCAGAATTGAAGCTCAGAGCGGGCTCTGAGTCTGGACAATGATTCTGGGCCCTTGCTTCTGGTTCTTCCTTGTAAAGGTCACCTGTGAGGTCACAGGTCTGTGGTTTAGGCTTAGAGAACCAGCTTAGAGTGAGTGGGAAATCTGGTTGAGTGACTGCCCGGGCAGAGTGGACACAGAGGACTTGGGACGCCGGTACTATGTCCCTCCCACCTTTCATCCTGAGTCTGATGCTTCTGGCAATTCAGATCGCAGTGACACTTTTGAAGCTACTTGTTGGGAGCAGCTCTTTCCTGTGAATGGGCAGGTCCCCACTCCTGCCTGGACCAGCACAGGAAGGAAGAGGTGGGTCCACGTCCTGGCCCCATGGGACTCTGGGTCAGGAtcctctttctcctgagtttgTCCTTCATCTGAACAGGCCTGGGGAAGTACCATCCTGGGCAGAGATGCTGGCTATGGGCAGACATTCATCCTCTCAGTTTCCTCCTGAGCCTCTTAGGTGACCTCAGCCTGAAAGACCCCAACAGCAGGGAGGTCACAACCTCCAGAGGGTGCTCGCTGCATCCTGGACTAGGGGGCTACTTGGAAGTCCTTATACACATCAGACTGAACTCTGGATCCTGGTGGCTGTGGTCCTTGCCAGcctactgaacctctgaaagtctGGTAGAGTAGATGAGGCAGATCATAAGAGATTCCCCGGGAGCCTTTCCACATTTGCTCAGACGAACAGTTGTCTTGTGCCGTTCTGTCCGATGGGGCAGAGGGGCAACTTTTCAGGGGCAGAGACTGGAGCTCCTAGGCCCAGGCTCTCACCTGGCTTGTGAGAGCAGACTGATTTGGTTGGGAGGAAGCTAGCCCcggcctcaggcagactcttttcTCAGACCTTCAGCATGCCGTGAGGATGAGGGCTTTACAGGTCCGTGTGGCTGTGCGTTCCGGGCTCCATGTCTTTTGGGGAAACCTATCTATCTGGTGTTGGGGAGGTCTGTTGAAGAACAGACATCATAGACCCAGGGAGCTTATAGCTTCAAGGGAGTGGGTGATGGCCGCAGGTGTAGGAAATGGCCAAGTGGGACTGAGCTTAGACCATTCTTTACctgtctgttgggtcctgggCCAGGGCAGGTGTGAGGGGTGTTGGGAGAGCTATGTTTCTGCCTCTGCAGGTATTATGAGAGCTTCACTAACTGCACCGAGATGGAGACCAACATCGTGGGCTGCTACTGGCCCAACCCGCTGGCCCAGAGCTTCATCACTGGAATCCACAGGCAGTTCTTTTCCAACTGCACGGTGGACCGGAGCCACTGGGAAGACCCCCCGGACGAAGTACTCATCCCACTGATTGCGGTTCCTGTCGTGCTGACGGTGGCTATGGCTGGCCTGGTGGTGTGGCGCAGCAAGCACACTGACCGGCTGCTGTGAGGGTCTGCTGGATGGAGGGCCATGTCTGTCAGGCTGGGAGAATGTTGCTCAGAGCTCTGAGAGCTGGCAGACTCGGCGTCTGTCTGGTCTGCTTTGGTCACACCCTACCTGGCCATGCCAAAGTCCTCCTGACCAGGCTGGTGTGGCCCTTGCTGTCTACCCTGCCGCCTGCTGGGGTTCAGATTGTCCATACTTTGCTCTTTCTTGGGCTAGTGGAAGAAAGTGACAAATCCCAAGTTTGTGGACCAGGCATGGAAATCAGCTGTTGCTGAGCCCCGCTCCCCAGGCTCGGTTCCCTAGTTTCTAGCTGTTTCTTGGCAGAGTCTTGCTCAGCCTGAACCCCAGCCCAGGTCCTGACCCATTTCTAGCCCTGACCCTGACCCCTGCTACACTTGGCCAGAGAGGGCAGGCAAGGTCATCTGGAAGATGtggaccccccaccccctgctcttcTGTTTGAGAGACTGAGCGCATCCTTTGTCGGACATGAAGGATAGCCTGGGGTCATTAGGAGCCACGTGTAACCTACTGACCCACCTGCCTGTCCTCTCTGTGATCCGTCATGATTCTGTGTCCAGTGTGGGCTGGAGCCGTGGCTTGTTTATCCCTTCAAAGACACCTACCCTGCAGGTAGAGTGTGAACCTCCTTCTTGAGGGGTACTCCTGGGAGTGAGGTGCGCTCTGAGTGTACTCAAGGGTTCTGTCTGCCGATGTCAGTTCTTTTTGATTAAAGTGTCTCCTTACACGTggtatttctcattttatttcagaGAATTCAGGGTTAGTTGGTGGGTCTCTCAGGTGCTCAGGTAATGTCACACACAGGGGACTTAGCCTCACAGGAGAGGGTCCGGATGTTCTGCTCCAGTGCCCTcactccttttccctttcctggtttgccaGATGCCCTGCCTGTGGGTTTCGGGAAGGAGAGGCCCTGGTCAGATGTGGCCAGGCAGATGCTGGTCAGTAGATGGTGCTGTACCCCTTCAGGCTCCGTCTGTGCTCCCGCTGGAGGACCTGCATCACTGGGTATAGGCTGCTGACCTCGATAGTGCCGTGCTCTGCCCGGGGTGTCCTGACTGCCCAGAGAAGGCAGAGCAAAGGccggggtaggggtgggggtggggttcataATCCATGTTTCCCTTTGGGGCATCAGATGCCGCTACAGGCTGGACCTGAAGGGGAACACTGGGGGCTGGAATGAATGCTGTGGTTCCTGGTCTCCGCTCTGGGTCCCCAGGCACTGCCAGTGGTACCCTGGAGAGGAAGTCAGGGATGACAGTCCACAGTCTATGTTCCCCctctgggaggcagggagggggaagtgggAGCCAGAGAAGAACCAGGTCTGATCCAATGGGGAGTGAGTGCCCAGGAGCAGCAGAAGAGAAAAGCCTTCTTAGGGAGTCTTAGGCACGGATCTCTTAGGAGAAGGCCTTTCCTGTGGTGATCTCTAATGAAGCAGCTTTCTTAGAGGATCCTTGCTCATTCACGTTACTTTATTGGGGGTGGACATGAGTGTACACACTTTATTCTGGGTGAACCATGTACCTCTTGGGGGAAGAGTGTGAGACTATCCAGGAAGGGAAGGttattggctgaaggctaaggctaTCTAGGTACCTCTTAAGCATGGAAAAGAACTCCGGTTGCCATAGCACCTGACATGACTGAGTGCCTGTGGTCCTCTTGATTGGGTGCTATGGTTATGTGTTGCAGAgatggtacagagacaggtaggaagTGGCTCGACTCCTGCGGTTCTCAAATCTCAAATCTGCTGGGGTTTCAGCTTattcaaccttaccagttcttgtACCTGTCGCTCCCAAGGCATCCTTCTCAGAGCCTTGGAGATGATGCAGGGGACAGACGAGGCTGTTCCctggagaggcaggagaaggggTCCTGCAGAGCAGGGTTAGGTCCACTCTGCATCATTCACCACAGAAGTAGTTGTGCTCCAGCTGACTGTCAGCGGAGGATGGGAATGGAAGCAGAGGAACAGCTGCGAGATGGCACAGCCTCCAGGAGCTCTAGGGCTAGAAATTCTGAGATGTAAGGGAAGTCAGCAGATCACAATCATTATGGTTTGAGCAGATCTAACATACGCAAAGAAGAAAGAGTGTGTGCACAGGCTTTCAATAACAGTTAACAAGGTTggtattatatgtatttttattatctatctatctatctatttgtctgtctgtctaatccatccatccatccatctgctcaTCTTCCAGCTTTCCATCAAAGTAACAAAATACACGAGCTaatcactttaaaaagaaaaaaggtttaatTAGCTCATGTTTTTGGATCATGGTTATCTGTCACAGTGGCAGCCTAGTACAGCATGCCAGGACAGTGTGGTAGAGGCCCTGGCAACAGGATAGCAAAGAGGAAGAAGCAGTGCCCCAGTGACCTAACTTCCTTTATTGGATACtatctcctaaaggttccactATTTTCCATTAGTGctacaggatgagaaagaagctTTGAATACGTGGGTGGGTGTGGGAAAACCCCAGcctcactctttctttccttcctttcttaagaaTATCCAGGTTTTTAGTATTCATGTGAAATGGGTAACAAGGGAAGTCATGCCAGCTGCACATttggactaaaaaaaaaattcaaaagaaaaaccaTCCTGTATAGTTTTGGCTAAGAGAGGTAAACTATGAATTTATAACAATAAACTATgaatttataacaataaaaagcAGAGTGGGCTCAGGGAGCTGGGGAAAAAGGGTGGGTCAGGCAAGACAGAGTATGTAGGAAAATTCCATGTGGAAACCTAATTTATCCTAAGTAAAGAAAAGATAACAGCAAGAGAATCATTTATATATCAAAATCCACCagatatgttcacacacacacacacacacacacacacacacacacacacacacgacagggGCAAGAAGGCAAAACTTGCGCCCTCAGCATGACCCTATGTGAGCACGGTCTACTCCATGGCATCGGTGGAGATTGTCTTACCGTTGGCTGAAGAAAACAAATGCTGAGATGCTTCCTGGGGAGTACGCCATAACAGCCCCGCCCCCCATGTGATGTGGGTGCCTCAGATGCAATCAGGAAGCAAAATGAAAGACAGCATTCAgctcaacagcagcagcaacaacaagaagaacaacaacaagaacaacaacaacaacaaaatagtacAGAAACTCCCAAAAGAATAGGAGGAAATCAATTACGATAAAGTGACGAAATGGGAGAGAAGGAGACCTGGTTAGGGAAATGCGCTTCTGTAGAGAGCCAGAATGAGGTCAGTGAGACGACGTTGTGCGTCACTGAGCTCCACCACCGAGCTCTATCTTGAACCCACAGGATGAAAGGGGAGaatctgatctccacatgtaaaaccacactctgtgtgtgtgtgtgtgtgtgtgttggggaagggCCCGACGTGGGAACAGGATGGTGGCAGTTTCTGTAGCCAGAAATTGAAACATTTCCTGACAACAACGGAGAAGCTGCTAAGGGAGAAGTGTGGACATCCAGCCCCCGACACACAGCAGATCCTTCCTGAGTGTCTGCTGCCTCTCCGGAGCCAGCTTTGAGATCAGCACATCCTGTGACCCACAGGTCCGCACCCTCTGAGGCGGCTGCTCTTCCCTGATCTTTtgcagaggaaactgaggccctggCACTGCTCTGTTATGTTCTCAATGGCACACAGCCATGAACACTGTGGAGACTGCTAGAACAGAGGCCTGCATCTTTAGGCCAAATCCCACGGCTTGAGTCAGGCCAcgcctccctgcccctccctctgggACTCTGTGCTGTGCCTTGACAGCTCTTGATTTATGATACCTGGTTCTTCTCCGTGCTCCTTGCCAAAGAAGCGGTGATGAACTAAATCATGTGATGGGAAACTTTCTGCCACTcctaaaagttataaaaaagttAAACCTTTTCTTAGTTCTGGGAGTTTAGTCCTGAGAGAATTCTGAGGGAGATTTGTTCAGGGAGATTGCTTTGAAGGGGTTCCTCTGGCCCCTTCCTTGCTAACCCAACATTCttgtgtgcttctctctctctctctctgtctctctgtctctctgtctctctgtctctctctgtctctctctgtctctgtctctctctgtctctctctctctctgtctctctctcNctctctgtctctctctgtctctctctgtctctgtctctctctgtctctctctctctctgtctctctctctctctctctctctctctctctctcccctctctctgtctctctctctctctccccacctctgtctctctctgtctcccccacatCCTCTCTCATTTAAGCCCCTTTCCAGACTTTCAAGGGAAGCCCATCCTTCCATTTAGCACAACATCATGTATAGATCTCCATATATTGTATTGCTTCTGTATAATCACCCCCACTCCCCGTCAACACTTCCTCCTTCTAATAAACCTTACTGCAGGCTGTAAGGAACTGTGTTAGCTTCCTTTGCGGGCTGGCTGTGGCTGTCTTGCTTCTTTTTTACATAGAAAAGATTAGCCATGGACTTATATGACACCAAACACCGGTGCTTTGGACCAGTCCCTCGTTGATTTGGATGTGAGAGAACTGTAGCCTCTGGACTGACCCGGGCTTGTCCTTGCTTCTGTCTGGATTTCTGTCCTGCAGAGACATTCTCCCCAGCAGTCAAGGGGTCCTGTCCCTAACTAGGGTTGTCTATGAATTTCTGGGGACTCATTGGGGTGTACACCTGAATGGTTGCTCTCATCTAGTCCCACATCACATCACTAGGGTTCCACCTTTACCACTCATGACCAGTGGGGACATCAAAGTACAGAGGATAAGACCTGGCCTAGGTCACCTAAGAGCAGGGATAATTAGAGCCTGTCCCCATTCCTGCTTCCACCATTCTGTCCCCAAATCCTGATCTATTTGTGATggatttcttcttcttgttttgagtgagaatggccccagAGACTCATATGCTTGAATGCTGGATCCCCAGTtaatggaactatttgggaaggattagaaggcgcatccttgctggaggaggggtgtcactgggagtggactttgaggtttcaaaagcccactctCCCTCTCATCCTGCCTGTGTTGCCATATAACTTGCCTTCTATAAGTGTAGCAAGCCCCTATTAGACGATTTctttgataagagttgccttgtcatGGCCTTCACAGTAACAGAAGAATAACttagacagaagttggtacctggggttgggtattgctgtgacaggttTAACTATGCTGTTTCTTGGAAAAATATGGAAGACGTTGGGATTTTGGGCTAGGAAAGTCGTGGAATGCTTTAATCAGGACTTAAAACAGCCATCCtagtaggagcttggaagacgTAAAAGCAGCTCAGAGTATGAAGGcccagctcaagaggtttcagaggggatGACCATTGCCAAGTGGCCTAAAGAGCATACTTGCcatattttggggaaaaaaatgtgcCTTCTTTCTGCCCTTGTTCAAAAGCCTTGCCTGAGGCTAAACTATGGAGTTTTAGATTACTATTGCTGGCAGAGGAGATGTCAAGACAGCCTAGTCTCGGCTGgtgactcatgtgtttgagtggtTGGTTCTTTCACAGGGAGTTGCACTATTAAGGGGTGTGGCCTGGCTGTAGTAGGCGTGGCTTTGTGTCACTAGGGGATGGGTTTTGCGTTCTCAGAAATTCAAAACCAGGCCTTGTAGCTTAAAgtttctcttcttgctgcctagaactctcagcttcttctccagcaccatgtctacatGTGTTCCATATGATAATAgtgaactaaacttctgaaactgtaagccagccccagtgaaattgtttccttcataagagttgctgtggtcgtggtgtctcttcacagcagtggaacccTCTACCTATGACACAGGATTATGATCTTATGAATGATCTTATGATCTTTCTTATGAATGATCTACAGTGAAAACTTGAggcaaaagaaatacaaaatgcacACTTTGAGAAGAAAAGGGACACTGGGAAATGTAACGCTGGATCCAAATTTATGCTCAAAGGGAtgagaaggttaaaaaaaagtctgatgctaaatggaataaagggagtggtggcCTCAGGGTAGGAACCAGGTAATCCTGAAATCTGTGAAAGGAAAACCCTGGAGGGATTTCCTCCACCTAAGCACCACCATGTGTCTAAAGGTCGTGGAGAAGGGGCTTGCTTGTGCGTCAGTCTGCTTGCAGGTTTCTTGAAGTGTGTCCAGCACTCTCACAGAGACTTCTGTTCTGGCTGAGTGGCTGGGTTTAAGTCTTTGTTCATTGAGTTTTTGAAAAAGTCCTGTTTGGGTTATTGTGTTTACCACTTTTCTTCCTGCTCTGACACAGTTCCTTGTAGGAAGGCTGTGGTCGTTTGGATGAGAAATGTCCCCTAAAGGTTTGGGTATTTGAACAcctagtccccagttggtggcactgtttggggagatggtgtggccttgctggaggtgGTGGATCCCTTGGCCGTGCTTTGAGCTGATACGGGCTTGCTTTCCCCATTAACTCCCTCCGCTTTTGCTTGAGGTTGACGATGTGATTTCTTGGCTCCCCACTTCGTTACCGCCTGCTGCTTGCTGCAATGGTTCTCTGCCATCCTGGATTCTTATCCCCCTGGAACTGTAGGCCCCTCAACACTCCCCCttcctcaagttttttttttggtcatggtgttttatcacagcaacagaaaaataaccagTACAGATGGCTTATTTGGGTTTAGAGTTTGTGAAGGAACACAGTCCATCATAATGGGAAGGCATAGTGACTGGAACGTGAGACACATgtggtcacattgtgtccacaggcaggaagcacCAGCAGACAATAAGGTCAGGCTGAAAAACCCCAAGGCCTGCTGTCCATGTAGCTACATCTTGTTCTAGTGTCTAAAGGTCTGACAACCTTTTAAAACAGCACCAcctgctggagaccaagtgttccaaCACTTAACCCATGGGGAATACTTTGCATGTGAACTATAACAGTTGTTATTCATATCTTGCTTTGTGGTTTGTTATAAAAGGCATGAGGTCAATCTAATTTTTTCCTataaatttgtttgctttttgtgacTGGAAGCCATAAAGATTttatcttcattcttaatagtGATATTTAGTTAAGTGTTTATGAATACtagtaaataatttattaaaatgtcttgCCTTTGCTTGAGGCCATCAGGCTCCAATGATAGCTCTAAACCCAGGGTCAGAGCTGGCCTGGGTTAATCTTGGAGCATCACAAAAGACAACAAGCAGACCTGAACCCAAGAGAGATGtttgtggggaggggagcagacgGAGGGTGTggttgggaggtggaggtggaggtgtcAGTGTACAAggtgcacacatataaaattaaaaaaaatgcaatttaaaaaggGATATTCTTGAAGCTGGGTTGTTTTGGGTTAATCTTATTTCTCACAAATGCTCATATCTTCTCTGATTTATAGTCTTTGTTTTAGAGTATGGTTTTGGACACTGGTTAGCTTCTTCAGGGACTTCCGCAGTACGGGTATTATTCCTCCTTTGTTTGGCTTCTATCTTTACTTCTTCCTGTCTGgtcactttcatttctttcatcatgttattcttttcttttttttttttttaatccttctgGCTCCCTCACTGCCTTTCTCTGACAGACTTTATTAAAATTGCATTTGAGCTTATTTTGCTCTGGCtgctttttgatttatttttcagctATAAGgtaattttgtgttttccttccatttcttttctgagtCCCATGAATTC
Above is a genomic segment from Mus caroli chromosome 11, CAROLI_EIJ_v1.1, whole genome shotgun sequence containing:
- the Ramp3 gene encoding receptor activity-modifying protein 3, which encodes MKTPAQRLHLLPLLLLLCGECAQVCGCNETGMLERLPRCGKAFADMMQKVAVWKWCNLSEFIVYYESFTNCTEMETNIVGCYWPNPLAQSFITGIHRQFFSNCTVDRSHWEDPPDEVLIPLIAVPVVLTVAMAGLVVWRSKHTDRLL